A single region of the Caballeronia insecticola genome encodes:
- a CDS encoding DAK2 domain-containing protein: MSVTSKELRDILTRALSALPAHADELRDLDAALGDGDLGITVQAGSAAVVKALAALPDEASLNEVLLAAAKAFSTANPSTFAALVGGGLLAAAKTVTGKDAIGRDEALAIGQAVAARIIERGKSQVGDKTVLDALVPSLDVLGASQGSSTEALDAMIAKATEQVSATASMQSKKGRAAWVQERSIGHADPGATAYVRFLEALRNALTA, encoded by the coding sequence ATGAGCGTGACGAGCAAGGAACTGCGGGACATTCTCACGCGCGCGTTGAGCGCGCTTCCCGCCCACGCCGATGAACTGCGCGATCTCGATGCCGCGCTCGGCGACGGCGATCTCGGCATCACGGTGCAGGCGGGATCGGCGGCTGTCGTGAAGGCATTGGCCGCGTTGCCCGATGAGGCGTCATTGAACGAAGTATTGCTCGCGGCGGCCAAGGCGTTTTCGACGGCCAATCCCTCGACGTTCGCGGCGCTCGTCGGCGGCGGCTTGCTCGCGGCCGCGAAGACCGTGACCGGCAAGGATGCGATCGGGCGCGACGAGGCGCTCGCAATCGGGCAGGCGGTGGCGGCGCGCATCATCGAGCGAGGCAAGAGTCAGGTCGGCGACAAGACCGTGCTCGATGCGCTGGTGCCGAGTCTCGACGTGCTGGGCGCATCGCAAGGCAGTTCGACGGAAGCGCTCGACGCGATGATCGCAAAAGCCACCGAGCAGGTCAGCGCAACCGCATCGATGCAGTCGAAAAAGGGCCGTGCGGCGTGGGTGCAGGAACGCAGCATCGGGCACGCGGACCCGGGCGCGACCGCTTACGTCCGATTCCTCGAAGCATTGAGAAATGCGCTCACGGCATGA
- a CDS encoding AraC family transcriptional regulator ligand-binding domain-containing protein: protein MASTRPPLNERMYAPYKIAALVEVLAEQGIAPEDSLRGSGVGSDEIYDATVMTSVGQYATVCRNAVALRCAPDTPFRVGQRLHLSAYGMYGYALMSCLSLREYFKLGVKYHGLATPTVTIEWTEYPDRMVWTFPDAFKSSPSRELREFIIEQQYTQHVTHLQDVAGGVCPPVKACFSYPAPAHADVYPEYLGCPCFFDAEQCELVYDSAILDRKPQLAHKLTAALLQETCDRLIGQAKTSSGVSGEVYQILMSTPGVFPGMDAIAEAMHLTTRTLRRRLEAEGTSFLAIVDDVRRSLALEYLRTTKMSTDDIAMLLGFSDAANFRRALKRWTGKGPGELRG, encoded by the coding sequence ATGGCATCGACACGGCCACCGCTGAATGAGCGCATGTATGCGCCCTACAAAATCGCCGCGCTCGTCGAAGTGCTGGCGGAACAGGGCATTGCGCCCGAGGACAGCCTGCGCGGCTCGGGCGTCGGCAGCGATGAAATCTACGATGCAACAGTGATGACTTCGGTCGGCCAGTACGCGACCGTTTGCAGAAATGCGGTCGCGCTGCGCTGCGCGCCGGATACGCCGTTCAGGGTTGGACAGCGCCTGCATCTTTCGGCGTACGGCATGTACGGCTACGCGCTCATGTCGTGCCTCTCGCTGCGCGAGTACTTCAAACTCGGCGTGAAATATCATGGGCTCGCCACGCCCACCGTCACGATCGAATGGACCGAGTATCCAGACCGCATGGTGTGGACCTTCCCTGACGCGTTCAAGTCGAGTCCTTCGCGCGAGTTGCGCGAGTTCATCATCGAGCAGCAATACACGCAGCACGTCACGCATCTTCAGGATGTGGCGGGCGGCGTGTGTCCGCCGGTGAAGGCGTGCTTCTCGTATCCCGCGCCCGCGCATGCCGATGTCTATCCCGAGTATCTCGGCTGTCCCTGCTTTTTCGATGCGGAGCAATGCGAGCTCGTCTACGACAGCGCGATCCTCGATCGCAAGCCGCAGCTCGCGCACAAGCTCACGGCCGCGTTATTGCAGGAAACTTGCGACCGGTTGATCGGGCAGGCGAAGACATCGAGCGGCGTATCGGGTGAGGTGTATCAGATCCTGATGAGCACGCCCGGCGTGTTTCCGGGCATGGATGCAATCGCCGAAGCCATGCACCTGACGACACGCACGCTGAGACGGCGACTCGAAGCGGAAGGCACATCGTTTCTGGCTATCGTCGATGACGTGCGCCGCTCTCTCGCGCTCGAATATCTTCGAACGACGAAGATGAGCACCGACGATATCGCGATGCTCCTCGGCTTCAGCGATGCCGCGAATTTTCGCCGCGCGCTCAAACGCTGGACCGGCAAAGGCCCGGGCGAATTGCGCGGTTGA
- a CDS encoding BKACE family enzyme: MKDTSRKVIISCAVTGATHVPSMSEHLPLTPADIRDQAIEAAEAGAAIIHLHARDPEDGRPTPSPDIFRRFVPAIAEATDAVINITTGGSTRMTLEERLAYPLLARPEMCSLNMGSMNFSIHPLAAKISSWRYGWEKDYVEGMEDMIFRNTFKDIKRILLELGGHGTRFEFECYDLGHLYNLAHFVDEGLIKPPFFIQSVFGILGGMGADPENMTVMRSTADRLFGRENYHFSVLGAGRHQMSLVTMSAIMGGNVRVGLEDSVYIAKGVKAESNAQQVRKIRRILEELSFEIATPADARKMLGLKGADTVTP, encoded by the coding sequence ATGAAAGACACAAGCCGCAAGGTCATCATTTCCTGCGCCGTGACGGGCGCCACGCATGTTCCGTCGATGTCGGAGCATTTGCCGCTCACGCCCGCCGACATTCGCGATCAGGCGATCGAAGCCGCCGAGGCCGGCGCGGCGATCATCCATCTGCATGCGCGCGATCCCGAAGACGGACGCCCGACGCCCAGCCCCGACATCTTCAGGCGCTTCGTGCCCGCGATCGCCGAGGCAACCGATGCCGTCATCAACATCACGACGGGCGGCAGCACGCGCATGACGCTGGAGGAGCGTCTTGCGTATCCGCTGCTCGCGCGACCGGAGATGTGCTCGCTCAACATGGGCTCGATGAACTTCTCGATTCATCCGCTCGCCGCGAAGATTTCATCGTGGCGATACGGCTGGGAGAAGGACTACGTCGAAGGCATGGAAGACATGATCTTCCGCAACACCTTCAAGGACATCAAGCGCATTCTGCTCGAACTCGGCGGTCACGGCACACGCTTCGAGTTCGAATGCTATGACCTGGGCCATCTTTACAATCTCGCGCATTTCGTCGACGAAGGTCTGATCAAGCCGCCGTTCTTCATCCAGTCCGTATTCGGGATTCTGGGCGGCATGGGCGCCGATCCCGAGAACATGACCGTGATGCGCTCGACCGCCGACCGTCTGTTCGGGCGCGAGAACTATCACTTTTCCGTACTCGGCGCGGGACGCCATCAGATGTCGCTCGTCACGATGAGCGCGATCATGGGCGGCAACGTGCGCGTGGGACTGGAAGACAGCGTGTATATCGCGAAGGGCGTCAAGGCCGAATCGAATGCGCAGCAGGTGCGCAAGATTCGACGCATTCTGGAGGAGCTTTCGTTCGAGATCGCCACGCCCGCTGATGCACGCAAGATGCTCGGGCTAAAAGGCGCGGACACAGTCACGCCCTGA
- a CDS encoding MFS transporter: MNTASLNESSDEVHRLATRRAMIRLIPLMCAIYFMSFLDRTNVALAKVQLAADVGISAAAYGLGSGIFFIGYALLEVPSNLAAHRIGPRRWIARIAVTWGILSTAMMFVTGEWSFYVLRVLLGIAEAGLFPALMYMVTLWFAPHDRPVAVGWIYTAPALALMLGNPLGGALMQLGGIGGLHGWQWMFMIEGIPSVLVGVLLWFKLPERPRNAKWLSPAEVAVLEARAVIDAKGHPELTSADWIAALKRPTTVLIGLIYFLNQVAFVGLYFFTPAMIHQMHVNTPFLVGLLSSSVGLGFLLGVLILPRIHRRYGNDCVYLGVLTAGLVAGACAFIAAASPAARMALLVVTAFFGGGVLPSYWAIAMKRLHGIQAAAGLAFINTIGLIGGFVGPYLFGMTETATGRSDSGFMVILAASVLGLLLVPLLDRAIRREANPHVDVAINRA; the protein is encoded by the coding sequence ATGAACACCGCTTCACTCAACGAAAGCAGCGACGAAGTCCATCGCCTGGCGACGCGCCGCGCGATGATCCGGCTGATTCCGCTCATGTGCGCGATCTACTTCATGTCGTTCCTCGATCGCACCAATGTGGCGCTTGCGAAGGTGCAACTCGCGGCGGATGTCGGCATCAGCGCAGCGGCTTATGGCCTCGGCTCGGGCATCTTCTTTATCGGCTATGCACTGCTCGAAGTGCCGAGCAATCTCGCGGCGCATCGTATCGGGCCGCGCCGCTGGATCGCTCGCATTGCCGTGACGTGGGGCATTCTCTCCACCGCGATGATGTTCGTCACCGGCGAATGGTCGTTCTATGTGCTGCGCGTGTTGCTCGGCATTGCGGAAGCGGGACTGTTTCCGGCGCTCATGTACATGGTGACGTTGTGGTTCGCGCCGCATGACCGGCCTGTTGCAGTCGGCTGGATTTATACCGCGCCTGCGCTCGCACTCATGCTCGGCAATCCGCTGGGCGGCGCGCTGATGCAACTCGGCGGCATCGGCGGCCTGCACGGCTGGCAATGGATGTTCATGATCGAAGGCATTCCCAGCGTGCTCGTCGGCGTGCTGCTGTGGTTCAAGCTGCCGGAGCGCCCGCGCAACGCGAAATGGCTCTCGCCCGCAGAGGTCGCCGTGCTCGAAGCGCGCGCTGTCATCGATGCGAAGGGTCATCCCGAACTCACGTCCGCCGACTGGATCGCGGCGCTCAAGCGGCCCACGACGGTGCTGATCGGTCTGATCTACTTCCTGAATCAGGTGGCGTTCGTCGGCCTGTACTTCTTCACGCCCGCGATGATCCATCAGATGCATGTCAATACGCCGTTCCTCGTCGGCTTGTTGTCGAGCAGCGTCGGGCTGGGCTTCCTGCTCGGCGTGCTGATTCTGCCGCGCATTCATCGGCGCTACGGCAACGACTGCGTCTACCTTGGCGTGCTGACGGCGGGTCTCGTCGCGGGTGCGTGCGCCTTTATCGCGGCGGCGAGCCCTGCCGCGCGCATGGCGCTGCTCGTGGTGACCGCGTTCTTCGGCGGCGGCGTTCTGCCTTCCTACTGGGCAATCGCGATGAAGCGTTTGCACGGCATTCAGGCGGCCGCCGGTCTCGCGTTCATCAATACGATCGGGCTGATCGGCGGCTTCGTCGGCCCGTATCTGTTCGGCATGACCGAGACCGCCACGGGCCGCAGCGACTCGGGCTTCATGGTGATTCTCGCGGCGTCCGTGCTGGGTCTTCTGCTGGTGCCGCTGCTCGACCGCGCGATTCGCCGCGAGGCGAATCCGCACGTGGATGTCGCGATCAATCGAGCGTGA
- a CDS encoding ABC transporter substrate-binding protein — MLLTRRFLAVSFSAALAMSSQGASAASKTLVFCSEGSPAGFDSAQYTTSTDFDAGAHSVYDTLVEFKRGTLDLTPGLAEKWDESPDAKTFTFHLRRGVKFQSTAWFKPTRDFNADDVVFTFKRMIDPNEPFQKAHPVSFPYLTDLGYDKNIASVDKLDDYTVRFTLKTPDVVFVRNVAMEFASIVSAEYAAQLLKQGKPEDINQKPVGTGAFVFRDYQKDSTIRYDANPTYWNRKDVHIDKLVFSITPDAAVRQQKLSSGECQLTSFPRPADIAASKQDPKLTVLSGVGFNVAYVGYNTTHKPLDNVNVRRALDMAIDKQAIIKTVYEGAATIATNPIPPSQWSYNKALKDAPHDPAKARELLKQAGFPNGFTITLWAMPVQRGYNPNARLMAQLIQSDWAKIGVKANIVTYEWAEYNKRAKTNGEHDAILYGWLGDNGDPDNWLGTTLGCDAVHGSNMAKWCNKQFDDLLAKARLVTDQNARTKLYEEAQVVFKDQVPYTPLAHANIFQPISKRVHGYLISPLGGHRFDGITLD; from the coding sequence ATGCTTCTGACGCGACGTTTCCTTGCTGTTTCCTTTTCTGCGGCGCTTGCAATGAGTTCGCAAGGCGCATCGGCCGCGAGCAAAACGCTCGTGTTCTGCTCCGAGGGCAGCCCGGCCGGCTTCGACTCCGCGCAATACACGACCAGCACGGACTTCGATGCGGGTGCGCACTCCGTCTATGACACGCTGGTCGAGTTCAAGCGCGGCACGCTCGATCTCACGCCCGGACTCGCGGAAAAGTGGGACGAATCTCCGGACGCGAAGACCTTCACGTTTCATCTCCGGCGCGGCGTGAAGTTTCAATCGACAGCGTGGTTCAAGCCCACGCGCGACTTCAACGCGGACGATGTCGTCTTTACGTTCAAGCGCATGATCGATCCGAACGAGCCGTTTCAGAAGGCGCATCCGGTCAGCTTTCCGTATCTGACCGATCTCGGCTACGACAAGAACATCGCATCGGTCGACAAGCTCGACGACTACACCGTGCGCTTCACGCTCAAGACGCCGGATGTCGTGTTCGTGCGCAACGTCGCGATGGAATTCGCATCGATCGTGTCGGCAGAGTATGCCGCGCAATTGCTCAAGCAAGGCAAACCGGAAGATATCAATCAGAAGCCTGTCGGCACAGGCGCATTCGTGTTCCGCGATTATCAGAAAGATTCGACCATCCGTTACGACGCGAATCCGACCTACTGGAACAGGAAAGATGTCCACATCGACAAGCTCGTGTTCTCGATCACGCCCGACGCCGCCGTGCGTCAGCAGAAGCTGTCGAGCGGCGAATGCCAGTTGACGTCGTTCCCGCGCCCCGCCGATATCGCCGCGTCGAAACAGGATCCGAAGCTCACGGTGTTATCGGGTGTCGGCTTCAACGTTGCTTATGTGGGCTACAACACGACGCACAAGCCGCTCGACAATGTGAACGTGCGCCGCGCGCTCGACATGGCGATCGACAAGCAGGCGATCATCAAGACCGTCTACGAAGGCGCGGCCACCATCGCGACGAACCCGATACCGCCTTCGCAATGGTCGTATAACAAGGCGCTGAAAGACGCGCCGCACGATCCCGCGAAGGCGCGCGAACTACTGAAGCAAGCGGGCTTTCCGAACGGCTTCACGATCACGCTGTGGGCCATGCCTGTGCAGCGCGGCTATAACCCGAACGCGCGGCTGATGGCGCAGTTGATTCAATCGGACTGGGCGAAGATCGGCGTCAAGGCGAATATCGTCACTTACGAATGGGCCGAGTACAACAAGCGTGCAAAGACCAACGGCGAGCACGATGCCATTCTTTACGGCTGGCTCGGCGACAACGGCGACCCGGACAACTGGCTCGGCACCACGCTCGGCTGCGACGCCGTGCACGGCAGCAACATGGCGAAGTGGTGCAACAAGCAGTTCGACGATCTGCTTGCGAAGGCGCGCCTCGTCACCGATCAGAACGCGCGCACGAAGCTCTATGAAGAAGCGCAAGTGGTGTTCAAGGATCAGGTGCCGTACACGCCGCTCGCGCATGCCAACATCTTCCAGCCCATTTCGAAGCGCGTGCACGGCTATCTGATCAGCCCGCTCGGCGGGCATCGCTTCGACGGCATCACGCTCGATTGA
- a CDS encoding AMP-binding protein, producing MERSAHVDTFARDHLPPQDQWPVLLLDNADVAYPARINCATELLDRAIESGHGDNPAIWSDVNGAPHATSYRELRALVNRSAHVLVDDMGLRPGNRVLLRGPNTLQMAVAFLAALKAGLVVVPTMPLLRAKELKQIIDKAHISAALCDVRLTDELARCSAHGDEFHCNTLAQVLTFHDDAPGSLESRAASKPDSFDACDTAADDVCLIAFTSGTTGAPKGCMHFHRDVLAMCDLFPRHILKPASNDVFCGTPPLAFTFGLGGLLCFPLRAGASTVLLEKLTPETLLQTVERFRATIMFTAPTFYRQMAPLIERFDISSLAKTVSAGEALPDSTRALWREASGIEMIDGIGGTEMIHIFVSSAAADVREHAIGRAVPGYIVQAVDDAMQPVPPGTLGKLAVRGPTGCRYLADDRQQKFVRDGWNLPGDSVVIDADGYVFYQARADDMIVSAGYNISGPEVESVLMQHEAVAECGVIGVPDETRGQVVRAFVVLNPGFKGNDTLVAELQAFVKRTVAPYKYPRIVTFLDALPRTETGKLKRFALRAM from the coding sequence ATGGAACGGTCAGCACACGTCGATACATTCGCGCGCGATCACTTGCCGCCGCAGGACCAGTGGCCGGTGCTGCTGCTCGACAACGCGGATGTCGCCTACCCTGCACGCATCAATTGCGCGACGGAACTGCTGGATCGCGCGATCGAAAGCGGCCACGGCGACAATCCGGCCATCTGGTCCGACGTGAACGGTGCGCCGCATGCAACGAGCTATCGCGAACTGCGCGCGCTCGTGAATCGCAGCGCGCATGTGCTCGTCGATGACATGGGCTTGCGGCCGGGCAATCGCGTGCTGTTGCGCGGACCGAATACCTTGCAGATGGCCGTTGCATTTCTCGCGGCGTTGAAGGCGGGGCTCGTCGTCGTGCCGACCATGCCACTGCTGCGCGCGAAGGAGTTGAAGCAGATCATCGACAAGGCGCATATTTCCGCCGCACTATGCGACGTTCGCCTGACCGATGAACTCGCACGGTGCAGCGCCCACGGCGACGAATTCCATTGCAACACGCTCGCGCAAGTCCTCACGTTTCACGACGATGCGCCCGGCTCGCTCGAATCGCGCGCGGCATCGAAGCCCGACAGCTTCGATGCATGCGACACCGCCGCCGACGATGTCTGCCTTATCGCGTTCACGAGCGGCACGACAGGCGCGCCAAAGGGCTGCATGCATTTTCATCGCGATGTGCTCGCGATGTGCGACCTCTTCCCGCGCCATATCCTCAAGCCCGCATCGAACGATGTTTTCTGCGGCACGCCACCGCTTGCGTTCACGTTCGGCCTGGGCGGCTTGCTGTGCTTTCCTTTACGCGCGGGCGCATCGACGGTGCTGCTCGAAAAGCTCACGCCCGAAACGTTGCTGCAAACGGTCGAACGTTTTCGCGCCACGATCATGTTCACGGCGCCGACGTTCTATCGGCAGATGGCGCCGCTCATCGAACGGTTCGATATTTCGAGCCTTGCAAAAACCGTCTCCGCCGGCGAAGCCCTGCCCGATTCCACGCGCGCATTGTGGCGCGAAGCGAGCGGCATCGAAATGATCGACGGCATCGGCGGCACGGAGATGATCCATATCTTCGTATCGTCCGCCGCTGCCGATGTGCGCGAGCATGCGATCGGACGCGCGGTGCCGGGTTATATCGTGCAAGCCGTCGACGACGCGATGCAGCCAGTGCCGCCCGGCACCCTCGGCAAGCTCGCCGTGCGCGGGCCGACAGGCTGCCGCTATCTCGCCGATGACCGTCAACAGAAGTTCGTGCGCGACGGCTGGAACCTGCCCGGCGATTCCGTCGTCATCGACGCAGACGGCTACGTGTTCTATCAGGCACGCGCCGACGACATGATCGTGTCCGCGGGCTACAACATCTCGGGGCCGGAAGTGGAAAGCGTGCTGATGCAGCACGAAGCGGTCGCCGAATGCGGCGTGATCGGCGTGCCCGATGAAACGCGCGGTCAGGTAGTGCGTGCGTTCGTCGTGCTCAATCCCGGCTTCAAGGGCAACGATACGCTCGTGGCCGAGTTGCAGGCGTTCGTCAAGCGCACTGTCGCGCCGTATAAATATCCGCGCATCGTGACGTTCCTCGATGCACTGCCGCGCACCGAAACGGGCAAGCTCAAACGCTTTGCACTGCGCGCGATGTAA
- a CDS encoding RidA family protein gives MKKTLLPSGWIKPRGYANGVAVRGTQVYIAGQIGWDEEARFVSKAFGAQAVQALRNVVAVLREAGGKPEHLVRMTWYVTDKRAYLAAAKEIGAAFRELIGDYDIAMSAVQVVALIEDDALVEIEATAVIPD, from the coding sequence ATGAAAAAGACGCTTCTGCCTTCGGGCTGGATCAAGCCGCGCGGCTACGCGAACGGCGTCGCGGTGCGCGGCACGCAGGTGTATATCGCGGGGCAAATCGGCTGGGACGAAGAGGCGCGCTTCGTCAGCAAGGCATTCGGTGCGCAGGCGGTGCAGGCGTTGCGCAATGTCGTCGCGGTGCTGCGCGAGGCGGGCGGCAAGCCCGAGCATCTCGTGCGCATGACGTGGTATGTGACCGACAAGCGCGCCTATCTCGCGGCGGCGAAGGAAATCGGCGCGGCGTTTCGCGAGCTGATCGGCGACTACGACATCGCGATGAGCGCGGTGCAAGTGGTCGCGTTGATCGAAGACGATGCACTGGTGGAAATCGAAGCGACGGCAGTCATCCCCGACTAA
- a CDS encoding acyl-CoA thioesterase: MTHTFDMPMRIRFAHCDPAGIVYFPQYLVMTNMLVEDWFDDALGIDYAQMISERRVGLPIVRLNCEFSRPSRMGETVTLTLAVDSVGQRSVRIDIVCHCDGEVRFRAKQVLVTTSLDDGRSIDIPGDIARALERFAPGTSRTLQEESGT, from the coding sequence ATGACGCACACCTTCGACATGCCGATGCGCATTCGCTTCGCGCACTGCGACCCGGCGGGCATCGTTTATTTCCCGCAATACCTCGTGATGACGAACATGCTCGTTGAAGACTGGTTCGACGACGCGCTCGGCATCGACTATGCGCAGATGATCTCGGAGCGCCGCGTCGGGCTTCCGATCGTCAGGCTCAATTGCGAGTTCTCGCGGCCGAGCCGCATGGGTGAAACGGTGACGCTCACGCTCGCCGTCGATTCCGTGGGCCAACGTTCTGTCCGCATCGATATCGTGTGTCATTGCGACGGCGAAGTGCGCTTCCGCGCGAAGCAGGTTCTGGTAACGACATCGCTCGACGATGGCCGCTCGATCGACATTCCCGGCGACATTGCCCGCGCGCTCGAACGCTTCGCGCCGGGCACGAGCCGCACATTGCAGGAGGAATCAGGCACATGA
- a CDS encoding acyl-CoA dehydrogenase family protein translates to MNVDPHSALAWPFFEESHRELARDVDAWAAAHLQHVDHADTDATCKRLVRMLGDAGWLAHCIGGTRYGASHDTIDTRAVCLLRETLAKHDGLADFAFAMQGLGSGAISLAGTDEQKARYLPRVAKGIALAAFALSEPEAGSDVAALSLDARIDGDAYVLNGDKTWISNGGIADFYVAFARTGEAPGSRGISAFIVDADTPGLQIAERIDVIAPHPLARLHFADARVPRSQMLGAPAEGFKIAMRTLDIFRTSVAAASLGFARRAMHEGLERAASRKMFGHTLGDFQLTQAKLAQMALTIDSSALLVYRAAWLRDQGESVTREAAMAKWHASEGAQQVIDAAVQLWGGLGVKSGTTVESLYREIRALRIYEGATEVQQLIVGRDVLKAHGEHQR, encoded by the coding sequence TTGAACGTCGATCCACATAGCGCGCTTGCGTGGCCCTTCTTCGAAGAAAGCCATCGCGAACTCGCGCGCGATGTCGATGCATGGGCCGCCGCGCATTTGCAGCATGTCGATCACGCCGATACCGATGCCACCTGCAAACGCCTCGTGCGCATGCTCGGCGATGCGGGCTGGCTCGCGCACTGCATCGGCGGCACGCGCTACGGCGCATCGCACGATACGATCGATACGCGCGCCGTCTGCCTGTTGCGCGAAACGCTCGCGAAGCACGACGGCCTCGCCGACTTCGCCTTCGCGATGCAAGGTCTCGGCTCCGGCGCGATATCGCTTGCAGGCACCGATGAACAAAAGGCGCGCTATCTGCCGCGCGTCGCGAAAGGCATTGCGTTGGCGGCGTTTGCGCTATCCGAACCGGAAGCCGGTTCCGATGTCGCCGCACTATCGCTCGACGCCCGCATCGACGGCGACGCCTACGTGTTGAACGGCGACAAGACCTGGATTTCGAACGGCGGCATCGCGGATTTCTATGTCGCGTTCGCGCGCACCGGTGAAGCGCCGGGCTCGCGCGGCATCAGCGCGTTCATCGTCGATGCGGATACGCCGGGCTTGCAGATCGCCGAGCGCATCGACGTGATCGCGCCGCATCCGCTTGCGCGCCTGCATTTCGCCGACGCTCGCGTGCCGCGCAGTCAGATGCTCGGCGCGCCCGCCGAAGGCTTCAAGATCGCGATGCGCACGCTCGACATCTTCCGCACATCGGTGGCGGCTGCATCGCTCGGCTTCGCACGGCGCGCCATGCACGAAGGGCTCGAGCGCGCCGCATCGCGCAAGATGTTCGGCCACACGCTCGGCGACTTTCAATTGACGCAAGCAAAGCTCGCGCAAATGGCGTTGACCATCGACAGCAGCGCGTTGCTCGTCTATCGCGCCGCATGGCTGCGCGATCAGGGCGAGAGCGTGACGCGCGAAGCCGCAATGGCGAAGTGGCACGCGAGCGAAGGCGCGCAGCAAGTCATCGACGCTGCCGTGCAATTGTGGGGCGGCTTAGGCGTGAAGAGCGGCACCACGGTCGAATCGCTGTATCGCGAGATTCGCGCGCTGCGCATCTACGAAGGCGCGACGGAAGTGCAACAACTGATTGTCGGGCGAGACGTGTTGAAGGCGCACGGAGAACATCAGCGATGA
- a CDS encoding enoyl-CoA hydratase family protein, producing MTSSADALLAGNRLTLTDYRAKHFLWSVTNGVATITLNRPERKNPLTFESYAELRDLFRDLVYATDVKAVVIHGAGDNFCSGGDVHEIIAPLIDLPMPELLLFTRMTGDLVKAMRHCPQPVIAAVDGVCAGAGAILAMASDMRLGTARSKLAFLFARVGLAGCDMGACSILPRIIGQGRAAELLFTGRAATGDEGFAWGFYNRLCAPETLLDDAATLASELVAGPTFAHGITKKMLHQEWSMSIDEAIESEAQAQAICMSTRDFERAYRAFAAKARPVFEGD from the coding sequence ATGACTTCATCCGCCGACGCGCTTCTGGCCGGCAACCGCCTCACGCTGACGGACTATCGCGCGAAGCATTTTCTGTGGTCCGTGACGAACGGCGTCGCGACCATCACGCTGAATCGTCCCGAGCGCAAGAATCCGCTGACGTTCGAATCCTATGCCGAGTTGCGCGATCTGTTTCGCGATCTCGTGTACGCGACCGACGTGAAGGCTGTCGTGATCCACGGCGCGGGCGACAACTTCTGCTCCGGCGGCGACGTGCACGAAATCATCGCGCCGCTCATCGATCTGCCGATGCCGGAACTGCTGCTCTTCACGCGCATGACGGGCGATCTCGTCAAGGCGATGCGTCATTGTCCGCAGCCGGTCATCGCCGCGGTGGACGGCGTATGCGCGGGCGCCGGCGCAATCCTTGCGATGGCGTCCGACATGCGTCTCGGCACGGCGCGCAGCAAGCTCGCGTTCCTGTTCGCGCGCGTCGGTCTCGCGGGCTGCGACATGGGCGCGTGCTCTATCTTGCCGCGCATCATTGGTCAGGGGCGCGCGGCGGAACTGCTCTTCACCGGCCGCGCCGCAACGGGCGATGAAGGCTTCGCATGGGGCTTCTACAACCGCCTCTGCGCGCCCGAAACCTTGCTCGACGATGCAGCCACACTCGCATCCGAACTCGTCGCGGGCCCGACCTTCGCGCATGGCATCACGAAGAAGATGCTGCATCAGGAATGGAGCATGAGCATCGACGAAGCGATCGAATCCGAAGCGCAGGCGCAGGCCATCTGCATGAGCACGCGCGATTTCGAGCGCGCGTATCGTGCGTTCGCGGCGAAAGCGCGTCCCGTTTTCGAAGGAGACTGA
- a CDS encoding MarR family winged helix-turn-helix transcriptional regulator yields the protein MTEAKAPRKGVEKPADNVVDLEMSTGADSHMGLRLWLRMLTTTNLVQAELRKRLRTEFDTTLPRFDLMAQLERQPEGLKMTELSRRMMVTGGNVTGITDQLEKEGLVSRYTDPNDRRSISVRLTPQGRSAFDKMATAHEQWVVEMFGGLELNEKSQTHQRLGKLKQHLLNTLKD from the coding sequence ATGACCGAAGCGAAAGCGCCGCGCAAGGGCGTCGAGAAGCCGGCGGATAACGTCGTCGATCTGGAGATGAGCACCGGCGCCGACAGTCATATGGGCCTGCGCTTGTGGCTGCGCATGCTGACCACGACGAATCTCGTGCAAGCCGAATTGCGCAAGCGCCTGCGCACCGAGTTCGATACCACGTTGCCGCGCTTCGATCTGATGGCGCAACTCGAACGTCAGCCCGAAGGACTGAAGATGACCGAGTTGTCGCGCCGCATGATGGTCACGGGCGGCAACGTCACGGGCATCACGGATCAACTGGAAAAAGAAGGGCTGGTATCGCGTTATACCGATCCGAACGATCGCCGCTCGATCAGCGTGCGCCTCACGCCGCAAGGCCGCAGCGCGTTCGACAAGATGGCGACCGCGCATGAACAATGGGTCGTCGAAATGTTCGGCGGACTCGAACTGAACGAGAAGTCGCAGACGCATCAGCGGCTCGGCAAGCTGAAGCAGCATCTGCTGAACACGCTCAAAGATTAA